The following coding sequences lie in one Marinobacter arenosus genomic window:
- the ispD gene encoding 2-C-methyl-D-erythritol 4-phosphate cytidylyltransferase codes for MKTPKLWLVIPAAGIGQRMQAECPKQYLRIDSRFILDITLSRILGAAPFSGCMVALNAADHWWPDTEASEDRRIQTCTGGAERSDSVLAALLALAEQVADDDWILVHDAARPCVHPTDLSNLIETLSDHPVGGLLAAPVTDTLKKTGRGAHPEVLETVDRGLLWRAFTPQMFRYRMLVEALERAHELGQDVTDESSAMEFSGNMPVLVEGRPDNIKITVPADLDLAGFILSRF; via the coding sequence ATGAAGACTCCCAAACTGTGGCTTGTCATACCGGCGGCCGGAATTGGCCAGCGCATGCAGGCCGAATGTCCCAAGCAATACCTTCGCATTGACTCCCGTTTCATTCTTGATATCACGCTGTCCCGGATCCTCGGCGCGGCCCCGTTTTCCGGCTGCATGGTGGCCCTGAATGCTGCGGATCATTGGTGGCCCGATACCGAGGCCAGCGAGGATCGCCGAATTCAGACCTGTACCGGAGGCGCGGAGCGCTCCGACTCGGTATTGGCTGCATTGTTGGCGCTGGCGGAACAGGTGGCTGACGACGACTGGATCCTTGTCCATGACGCCGCTCGCCCCTGCGTGCACCCGACGGATCTGTCGAATTTGATCGAGACCCTCTCAGACCACCCAGTTGGCGGTTTGCTGGCGGCGCCGGTGACCGACACCCTGAAAAAAACAGGCAGGGGCGCTCACCCGGAAGTTCTTGAAACCGTGGATCGGGGCCTGCTGTGGCGAGCTTTCACACCTCAGATGTTCCGCTACCGGATGCTTGTGGAGGCACTGGAACGGGCTCACGAATTGGGACAGGATGTGACCGATGAGTCCTCTGCCATGGAGTTTTCCGGTAATATGCCGGTACTGGTGGAAGGTCGGCCGGACAACATCAAGATAACGGTTCCGGCGGACCTCGACCTCGCGGGCTTTATTCTCAGCCGGTTCTGA
- a CDS encoding chalcone isomerase family protein, with protein sequence MKKALFTGFMSLTMAAALSAPVSALTVEGVDVPDTYSAMDTELKLNGAGTRSKWFMDLYVGGLYVPETIDDGEAVINADEPQAITLHIISGMITSERMTEATLEGFESSTGGDMAAIQGDVDQFMAVFQEEIKEGDVFDLVYLPGEGVKVLKNGQHKDTMGDLAFKKALFGIWLSDKPAQEDLKEKMLGQR encoded by the coding sequence ATGAAGAAGGCTCTCTTTACCGGTTTTATGTCCCTGACCATGGCAGCCGCACTGTCAGCGCCGGTCTCGGCACTGACCGTGGAAGGTGTGGATGTTCCCGATACCTACTCGGCCATGGACACTGAACTCAAGCTCAATGGCGCGGGCACGCGGTCCAAGTGGTTCATGGACCTGTACGTTGGTGGCCTGTATGTACCGGAAACCATTGATGATGGCGAGGCTGTTATCAACGCGGATGAGCCCCAGGCCATCACGCTGCACATCATCTCCGGCATGATCACCAGTGAGCGCATGACGGAAGCCACCCTGGAAGGCTTTGAATCGTCGACCGGTGGCGACATGGCGGCGATCCAGGGTGATGTCGACCAATTCATGGCGGTCTTCCAGGAGGAGATCAAGGAAGGCGATGTCTTCGATCTGGTGTACCTGCCGGGCGAGGGTGTCAAAGTCCTGAAGAACGGCCAACACAAAGACACCATGGGTGATCTGGCCTTCAAGAAGGCTCTCTTCGGAATCTGGCTGTCTGACAAGCCAGCCCAGGAAGACCTGAAGGAAAAAATGCTGGGACAGCGTTAA
- the surE gene encoding 5'/3'-nucleotidase SurE, with protein sequence MRILLSNDDGVHSPGLIALYDGLQGLGDLEVVAPDRDHSGASNALTLNRPLTVEQHPNGFRSVDGTPTDCVHLAVNGLFQAPFDRVVSGINTHANLGDDIIYSGTVAAATEGRHLGLPAIAVSLVNDGHFHYETAARVVRLLLESQRPLVLGPRSILNVNVPDVPWDRLNGFRVTRLGHRERAEGAVPMTCPRGKERYWIGAAGEGGDAGPGTDFHAVREGFVSITPVHIDMTRHKALVPLRDWVEGLGDGGETTA encoded by the coding sequence GTGCGTATTCTGTTGTCGAATGATGACGGCGTCCATTCACCCGGGCTAATCGCCCTGTACGATGGGCTTCAGGGGCTGGGCGACCTGGAAGTCGTCGCCCCGGATCGGGACCATAGCGGGGCCAGTAACGCCCTGACCCTGAACCGTCCATTAACGGTGGAGCAGCATCCCAACGGTTTTCGCTCCGTTGACGGGACGCCTACGGATTGTGTTCACCTCGCGGTCAACGGTCTGTTCCAGGCGCCGTTCGATCGGGTGGTATCGGGGATTAACACCCACGCCAATCTCGGCGACGACATCATTTATTCCGGTACGGTTGCCGCGGCAACGGAGGGGCGCCACCTGGGGCTTCCCGCCATCGCGGTATCGCTGGTTAACGATGGTCACTTCCATTACGAAACCGCGGCACGCGTGGTCCGGCTCCTGCTTGAATCGCAGCGACCACTGGTCCTTGGCCCCCGTTCCATTCTCAACGTGAATGTGCCGGATGTGCCCTGGGACCGGTTGAACGGCTTTCGGGTTACGCGCCTCGGGCATCGCGAGCGCGCCGAGGGTGCCGTTCCCATGACCTGTCCCCGGGGCAAGGAGCGCTATTGGATTGGTGCAGCCGGGGAAGGGGGCGACGCCGGGCCCGGTACCGACTTCCATGCCGTTCGAGAAGGGTTTGTTTCGATCACACCGGTCCACATCGATATGACTCGCCATAAGGCGCTGGTGCCGCTTCGGGATTGGGTCGAAGGTCTTGGCGATGGCGGGGAGACGACGGCATGA
- the ispF gene encoding 2-C-methyl-D-erythritol 2,4-cyclodiphosphate synthase, translating into MRIGQGFDVHAFGQGSAVMLGGVSIPHHQGLKAHSDGDVLLHALADALLGAVALGDIGHLFPDTSDEWAGADSRDLLRRVMLRVREEGYGVVNIDSTIIAQAPKMAPHIEAMRLNIAEDLGIPASRVSVKATTTEKLGFTGRGEGIACQAICLLEPVSS; encoded by the coding sequence ATGCGAATTGGACAGGGCTTTGATGTCCATGCCTTTGGTCAGGGCAGTGCGGTTATGCTCGGGGGTGTTTCCATCCCTCATCATCAGGGCTTGAAAGCCCATTCGGACGGCGATGTCCTGCTGCATGCGCTCGCGGACGCGCTGCTGGGCGCGGTTGCCCTTGGTGACATTGGCCACCTGTTTCCGGATACCAGTGACGAATGGGCCGGTGCCGACAGCCGTGACCTGTTGCGCCGCGTTATGTTGCGGGTGAGGGAAGAGGGGTATGGCGTGGTCAACATCGACAGCACGATCATTGCCCAGGCACCCAAGATGGCCCCGCACATTGAGGCCATGCGCCTGAACATTGCGGAAGACCTGGGAATTCCTGCGAGCCGGGTCAGCGTGAAAGCGACCACCACGGAAAAACTTGGCTTTACCGGTCGTGGCGAAGGCATTGCCTGTCAGGCCATCTGTTTGCTGGAGCCGGTCTCCTCATGA
- a CDS encoding peptidoglycan DD-metalloendopeptidase family protein yields the protein MLLVAALVSGCNTPALYRDDLYNPPVYWGRHVVQPGETLYSIAWRYGRDYRELGSANGIDAPWTLRAGQVLRLDLRGTVTSNRQNRVATRKSAASSGTSRAAPPAPTPRTAPKPAVTRAPEKGAPLASQTQTVARVNWRWPHVGTVIAGYSTSGRVNKGIDIAGKAGDAVKAAASGNVVYAGNGLLGYGNLIIVNHNEHYLSAYAHNRKILVREGEDVKAGQVIAELGSSGAERPMLHFEIRKNGNPVDPAHYLPRR from the coding sequence ATGCTGCTTGTAGCAGCGCTTGTCAGCGGCTGTAACACCCCCGCGTTGTATCGGGATGATCTCTACAATCCGCCGGTTTACTGGGGGCGGCACGTGGTCCAGCCCGGAGAAACCCTGTACAGCATCGCCTGGCGCTACGGTCGGGATTACCGGGAACTGGGCAGCGCCAACGGCATAGACGCGCCCTGGACATTGAGAGCGGGGCAGGTGTTGCGTCTCGATCTTCGCGGAACTGTCACATCCAATCGGCAGAATCGTGTAGCGACGAGGAAATCCGCGGCGTCGTCCGGTACGTCACGGGCAGCGCCGCCGGCGCCAACGCCAAGAACGGCGCCGAAACCGGCGGTAACCCGAGCCCCGGAAAAGGGAGCGCCACTGGCGTCGCAGACCCAGACGGTCGCCCGGGTGAACTGGCGCTGGCCGCACGTTGGCACCGTAATTGCTGGATATTCAACATCCGGAAGAGTCAACAAAGGTATTGATATTGCCGGAAAAGCCGGTGATGCTGTAAAGGCAGCCGCGAGCGGTAATGTTGTATACGCCGGCAATGGGTTGCTTGGTTACGGTAACCTGATTATTGTGAACCATAATGAGCACTATTTAAGTGCTTACGCACACAACCGGAAGATTCTGGTGCGGGAAGGGGAGGATGTGAAAGCCGGTCAGGTGATCGCAGAGCTCGGTAGCAGTGGCGCTGAACGACCCATGTTGCATTTTGAAATCCGAAAGAATGGCAATCCGGTTGATCCCGCCCACTACCTTCCAAGACGCTAG
- the truD gene encoding tRNA pseudouridine(13) synthase TruD, producing MTEAVQHCRWRLDWPTSAGTRVARAGLKSSPEDFQVDEVLAGFPEQSGVDVAGEGEHLCLRLQKTGDNTEFVARQLAALSGCRTFDVGYCGLKDRHAVTSQWFSLYRPGMAHSDAEFIARVAEQWTVLSARRHNRKLRRGEHHGNRFILTLRDVSGERAVIDEALARLKHEGAPNYFGPQRFGFGGANLDRAAAMDSSAMDSRSRSAGRGRKGKNRAGRDASKNVLYFSAARSWLFNEVLAHRVADGSWLRPMDGEPGLAPGELEPTGPLWGDGGTTATGCQEQLERSVVEQAPDLVQLFSTTRMKPERRSLRIRPAELAWQWQDERCLAVEFTLAPGQYATTILSDIFELEDMSLGRHNK from the coding sequence ATGACCGAGGCGGTGCAGCACTGCCGCTGGCGCCTGGATTGGCCAACGTCGGCGGGTACGCGTGTGGCTCGTGCAGGGTTGAAATCATCGCCGGAGGATTTCCAGGTTGATGAGGTGCTGGCCGGCTTCCCCGAGCAATCGGGCGTCGACGTTGCCGGTGAGGGTGAACACCTGTGTCTGCGACTCCAGAAGACGGGTGATAACACCGAATTTGTCGCACGCCAGTTGGCAGCGCTCTCGGGATGCCGGACCTTTGATGTTGGCTACTGCGGTCTCAAGGATCGCCATGCCGTGACCAGCCAGTGGTTCAGTCTTTATCGCCCGGGCATGGCGCACTCCGATGCCGAATTTATTGCGCGAGTGGCGGAGCAATGGACGGTGTTGTCTGCCCGGCGCCACAACCGCAAACTCCGTCGTGGTGAGCACCATGGAAACCGTTTTATCCTGACGCTGCGTGACGTTTCCGGCGAGCGAGCCGTCATTGACGAGGCCCTGGCACGCCTGAAGCACGAGGGAGCACCCAATTACTTTGGGCCTCAGCGGTTTGGTTTTGGGGGCGCCAACCTGGATCGGGCGGCCGCCATGGATTCCTCGGCAATGGATTCCCGCAGCCGGTCTGCAGGCCGGGGGCGCAAAGGTAAAAACCGCGCTGGAAGAGACGCCTCGAAAAACGTATTGTACTTTTCGGCAGCGCGTTCGTGGTTGTTCAACGAAGTTCTTGCCCATCGGGTCGCCGATGGCAGCTGGCTCAGGCCGATGGATGGGGAACCGGGACTGGCTCCCGGTGAGCTGGAGCCAACCGGTCCGCTCTGGGGCGATGGCGGCACCACGGCCACTGGATGCCAGGAACAACTTGAGCGGAGCGTCGTCGAGCAGGCGCCGGATCTGGTTCAATTGTTCTCGACGACCCGGATGAAACCTGAGCGCCGATCGTTGCGGATCAGGCCGGCAGAACTGGCATGGCAATGGCAGGACGAGCGCTGTCTGGCGGTGGAGTTCACGCTGGCGCCGGGCCAGTATGCCACCACGATTCTGAGTGATATTTTCGAGCTTGAGGACATGAGCCTCGGCCGCCATAACAAGTAA
- the nth gene encoding endonuclease III: MNKQKRIEIFTRLRDANPNPTTELNYSTPFELLIAVILSAQATDVGVNKATDKLFPVANTPEAILALGVDGLKEYIKTIGLFNSKAENVIKTCRILIEKHGSQVPEKREDLEALPGVGRKTANVVLNTAFGHMAMAVDTHIFRVSNRTGIAPGKNVLEVEQRLMRLVPREFLLDAHHWLILHGRYTCTARKPKCGACSIEDLCEFKDKRDYL; this comes from the coding sequence ATGAACAAACAGAAACGCATTGAAATCTTTACCCGTCTTCGGGATGCAAACCCGAACCCCACGACGGAGCTGAACTACTCCACACCGTTCGAGTTATTGATTGCTGTCATCCTGTCCGCCCAGGCCACCGATGTTGGCGTCAACAAGGCCACCGACAAACTGTTTCCGGTGGCAAATACCCCGGAAGCGATTCTGGCACTGGGTGTGGACGGGCTGAAGGAGTACATCAAGACCATCGGCCTGTTTAACAGCAAGGCCGAGAACGTGATCAAGACCTGCCGGATCCTGATTGAGAAGCACGGCAGTCAGGTTCCGGAGAAGCGGGAAGACCTGGAGGCATTGCCCGGAGTTGGCCGAAAAACAGCCAACGTGGTGCTGAACACGGCGTTCGGACACATGGCCATGGCCGTGGATACTCACATATTCCGGGTCTCGAACCGCACCGGCATAGCCCCCGGAAAGAATGTGCTGGAGGTGGAGCAAAGGCTGATGCGACTGGTACCCAGAGAGTTTCTGCTGGATGCGCACCACTGGCTGATTCTCCACGGTCGGTATACCTGTACCGCCCGCAAACCCAAGTGCGGTGCCTGCAGCATTGAAGACCTCTGCGAGTTCAAGGACAAACGGGATTACCTGTAA
- a CDS encoding electron transport complex subunit E has product MATKTSREIIRDGLWNNNPALVQVLGLCPLLAVTSTVVNAIGLGLATLLVLMGSNLAVSLIRNFVGESVRLPAFVMIIASFVTCAELLMQAFTYELYQILGIFIPLIVTNCAILGRADAFASKVTPGPALLDGVMMGLGFLAVLVLLGGMRELIGQGTLFVDMNLLLGPMAADWVIRPFESYPDVLFMVLPPGAFVGLGLLIALKNGIDNHLEKRRKAAEPAPAASGSKRVRVTGNVS; this is encoded by the coding sequence ATGGCCACCAAAACCTCCCGTGAAATCATTCGCGACGGGCTCTGGAACAACAACCCCGCCCTCGTCCAGGTCTTGGGGCTGTGCCCGCTGCTGGCGGTGACCAGTACCGTCGTCAACGCTATTGGCCTGGGCCTGGCAACCCTGCTGGTGCTGATGGGGTCCAACCTCGCGGTGTCACTGATCCGGAACTTTGTGGGTGAGTCAGTCCGACTGCCCGCCTTCGTGATGATCATTGCATCGTTTGTCACCTGTGCCGAACTTCTGATGCAGGCATTCACTTACGAGCTTTACCAGATCCTGGGCATCTTCATTCCCCTGATCGTGACCAACTGCGCCATTCTCGGCCGGGCGGATGCCTTCGCCTCCAAAGTGACGCCCGGGCCGGCTCTGCTGGATGGTGTCATGATGGGGCTCGGCTTCCTGGCGGTGTTGGTGCTGCTGGGAGGCATGCGCGAACTGATTGGCCAGGGCACGCTGTTTGTCGATATGAACCTGTTGCTCGGCCCCATGGCCGCCGACTGGGTGATTCGTCCGTTTGAGAGTTATCCCGACGTCCTGTTCATGGTCCTGCCTCCCGGCGCGTTCGTAGGTCTTGGCCTCCTGATTGCCCTGAAGAATGGCATCGACAACCACCTGGAGAAGCGTCGCAAGGCCGCCGAACCGGCCCCGGCGGCCAGTGGCAGCAAACGCGTTCGCGTCACTGGCAACGTTTCCTGA
- the rpoS gene encoding RNA polymerase sigma factor RpoS, whose translation MSAEQEDIIIDRAVDVDESEDQLLAEEKVDKASADEDTADEEIPTQGRYFTSQKQLDATQLYLNEIGFSPLLTPEEEVYFARLARKGEDSGRKRMIESNLRLVVKIARRYVNRGLTLLDLIEEGNLGLIRAVEKFDPERGFRFSTYATWWIRQTIERAIMNQTRTIRLPIHVVKELNLYLRAARELTQKLDHEPSAEEIARMVDKPVADVKRMLGLNERVASMDTPIGTGGEKSLLDTVADEGASDPADLLQDNNMCSCLEKWIDQLSEKQQEVLSRRFGLRGYPVSTLEEVGQEIGLTRERVRQIQVEALRRLREILEKEGLSGNLLFK comes from the coding sequence ATGTCAGCAGAGCAGGAAGATATCATCATTGATCGTGCGGTGGACGTGGATGAGTCCGAGGATCAATTGTTAGCAGAAGAGAAAGTCGACAAGGCTTCGGCGGACGAGGATACCGCTGACGAAGAAATTCCTACCCAAGGGCGTTATTTCACCAGCCAGAAGCAGCTGGACGCCACTCAGCTATACCTCAACGAAATCGGTTTTTCCCCCCTCCTGACGCCGGAGGAAGAGGTGTATTTCGCCCGCCTTGCGCGTAAGGGCGAGGATTCCGGCCGGAAGCGGATGATCGAGAGCAACCTCAGGCTCGTGGTCAAGATAGCGCGGCGTTATGTCAATCGGGGACTGACCCTGCTGGATCTGATTGAAGAGGGTAACCTCGGGCTGATCCGGGCGGTTGAAAAGTTCGATCCGGAACGGGGTTTCCGCTTCTCGACCTACGCCACCTGGTGGATTCGCCAGACCATTGAACGCGCGATCATGAACCAGACCCGGACCATTCGGCTGCCGATTCATGTGGTCAAGGAGTTGAACCTTTACCTGCGCGCTGCTCGGGAGCTGACGCAAAAGCTGGATCATGAACCTTCCGCCGAAGAAATCGCGCGCATGGTCGACAAGCCAGTCGCCGATGTAAAGCGCATGCTGGGTCTGAACGAACGGGTTGCCTCCATGGATACCCCGATCGGCACTGGCGGAGAGAAATCCCTGCTGGACACGGTTGCGGATGAAGGCGCCTCTGACCCGGCGGACCTGCTCCAGGACAACAACATGTGTTCGTGCCTGGAAAAATGGATCGACCAGCTCAGTGAAAAGCAGCAGGAAGTGCTTTCCCGTCGCTTTGGACTGAGAGGGTATCCGGTCAGCACGCTGGAAGAGGTCGGTCAGGAGATCGGGCTTACCCGAGAGCGGGTTCGCCAGATTCAGGTCGAGGCGCTGCGACGCCTGCGTGAAATCCTCGAGAAAGAGGGGCTCTCCGGAAACCTGCTGTTTAAATAA
- a CDS encoding septum formation initiator family protein — protein MKLLWTTMVVLILLLQVRLWVGEGSFAQVWALEQSIAEQRAENAELATRNERLYAEVRNLRGERGAVEERARMNLGLIREDETFFLVVEN, from the coding sequence ATGAAGTTGCTTTGGACCACAATGGTTGTTCTGATACTCCTGCTGCAGGTGCGTCTGTGGGTCGGGGAGGGCAGCTTTGCGCAGGTCTGGGCGCTGGAACAGTCCATTGCCGAACAACGGGCGGAGAACGCCGAGCTGGCCACCCGCAATGAGCGCCTTTATGCTGAGGTCCGGAATCTTCGCGGAGAGCGTGGTGCCGTTGAAGAGCGAGCCAGAATGAACCTGGGATTGATTCGCGAGGATGAAACGTTTTTTCTCGTTGTCGAGAATTGA
- a CDS encoding DUF368 domain-containing protein — protein sequence MAMGAADIVPGVSGGTIAFITGIYFRLLEAINAMPGAIMGELVRGRFNVFWQVCDGTFLLCLLAGVLTSILTLASAISYALVEFPILIWSFFFGLIVASVWHVGRQVRHYRFSLVLPLIIGIVVAWWITTLPAGQLAPSALAFFGAGALAICAMILPGISGSFILVIIGMYAPVLAAIKSADIGILVLFMAGCLLGLLSVARVITWAFHHFHDLVLALLTGFMVGALNKVWPWKQTLSWRTNSAGEQVPLNESSIGPFTFADLTGQDPKLGLAVLIALAGFLLVLLVEWVGTRHQQGRIS from the coding sequence ATGGCCATGGGCGCTGCGGACATCGTGCCGGGTGTATCGGGCGGAACGATTGCCTTTATCACCGGCATCTATTTCCGCTTGCTGGAAGCCATCAATGCGATGCCGGGTGCGATCATGGGTGAGTTGGTCCGGGGGCGCTTCAACGTTTTCTGGCAGGTCTGTGACGGCACTTTCCTGCTTTGCCTGCTCGCCGGCGTGCTGACCAGTATCCTCACTCTGGCCTCGGCCATCAGTTACGCGCTCGTCGAGTTTCCCATCCTGATCTGGAGCTTTTTCTTCGGGCTGATTGTCGCATCCGTCTGGCATGTCGGCCGTCAGGTCCGCCATTACCGGTTCTCCCTGGTGCTGCCCCTGATTATTGGCATCGTGGTGGCCTGGTGGATCACCACCCTGCCTGCGGGGCAACTCGCCCCGTCGGCGCTGGCCTTCTTCGGGGCGGGCGCACTGGCCATCTGCGCCATGATCCTCCCGGGTATATCGGGCAGTTTCATTCTGGTCATCATCGGCATGTATGCCCCGGTGCTTGCAGCGATCAAATCTGCGGACATCGGAATTCTGGTGCTGTTCATGGCTGGGTGTTTACTGGGGTTGCTGTCAGTCGCGCGTGTCATTACCTGGGCCTTCCATCACTTTCACGATCTTGTCCTGGCGCTACTCACCGGGTTCATGGTGGGCGCGCTCAACAAGGTCTGGCCCTGGAAACAGACATTGAGCTGGCGTACCAACAGTGCCGGTGAACAGGTCCCCCTGAACGAAAGCAGTATCGGTCCTTTCACCTTTGCGGATCTGACCGGACAGGATCCCAAGCTGGGTCTTGCCGTGTTAATCGCGCTTGCTGGATTTCTGCTGGTCTTGCTGGTCGAATGGGTAGGCACTCGACATCAGCAGGGCAGGATTTCCTGA
- a CDS encoding protein-L-isoaspartate(D-aspartate) O-methyltransferase, with protein MSAQLQGIGMTSRRTRMRLVQRLREAGIESDRVLDVIGDVPRHIFLDEALSHRAYEDTSLPIGYGQTLSQPYIVARMTELMLAHAPARVLELGTGSGYQTAVLSRLFDEVYSVERIKPLQDRARDRLRQLNARNVLLKHADGGMGWPDRGPFDGIIVTAAPVEIPEELLAQLCDGGILIAPVGEENQILVEVTRRGDRFDHKELEPVHFVPLLGGVVR; from the coding sequence ATGAGCGCGCAACTCCAGGGTATCGGCATGACCTCCCGTCGGACCCGAATGCGTCTGGTCCAGCGTCTGCGAGAAGCCGGCATTGAATCGGACCGGGTGTTGGACGTTATTGGTGATGTACCACGACACATTTTCCTGGATGAGGCGCTGTCTCACCGGGCCTACGAAGATACCTCACTGCCCATTGGCTACGGTCAGACCCTGTCCCAACCCTACATTGTTGCCCGCATGACGGAACTGATGCTGGCTCATGCGCCCGCCCGCGTGCTCGAGCTAGGAACGGGGTCGGGTTACCAGACTGCGGTCCTTTCCCGGCTGTTTGACGAGGTTTACAGTGTTGAGCGGATCAAACCGTTGCAGGACCGGGCCCGTGATCGTCTGCGCCAGCTCAACGCGCGAAACGTGCTCCTGAAACATGCTGATGGTGGTATGGGGTGGCCGGACCGGGGCCCCTTCGACGGCATTATCGTGACCGCCGCACCAGTGGAAATACCGGAGGAACTGCTGGCCCAGTTATGTGATGGCGGTATCCTGATTGCGCCAGTCGGCGAGGAAAACCAGATCCTGGTGGAAGTGACGAGACGGGGCGACCGGTTCGACCATAAGGAACTGGAACCGGTGCACTTCGTCCCGCTTCTGGGTGGGGTGGTCCGTTGA